In one window of Posidoniimonas corsicana DNA:
- a CDS encoding GumC family protein: MNNPSPSSLTPAAVFDLLRKHRYLWIAPAVAGFCLAAFCSAMTPRTWSARQGLIVRSEAAGYANQRLGKFTDLSEMKTVQETMLELARSNSVVTAVLDEVGPASSWASNEWPSREDVDKFRKRLSITPPGGAEFGNTEVFYISVEDHDPRRAERLVAALANQLENRLQGLREERAESMVTELQRSVKLAEESLAAEVNRLGSYESGLGSQLSELRNLISPNGSQSSMDQQAAAIEQELRVLESSRRKNEQLLLTLQTANQSPGRLEATPSSLLVGQPTLLRLKEGLVDAQIRTAELLGSRSAEHPIVKAAMETESNLREQINRQAPQAIRGVEMELAVNASRTASLQEKLSDLHASQSQLANKRAEYSQLLANVDNQSRVVEEGRKQLSDAIAHRAGSTSASVLARIDNAEAGLYPTGPGRTSIAAAGGLFGLIGGLGAVFFFHGPRPTPASPGAVGPTGPSPAPAPQAAATRPCAAARPAGATPVVATVTQDAALTGGSIFVAS, from the coding sequence ATGAACAACCCTTCGCCCTCCTCGCTGACGCCCGCCGCCGTGTTCGACCTGCTCCGCAAGCACCGGTACCTGTGGATCGCCCCGGCGGTGGCCGGGTTCTGCCTGGCGGCGTTCTGCTCGGCCATGACGCCCCGCACCTGGTCGGCGCGGCAGGGCCTGATCGTCCGCAGCGAGGCGGCCGGCTACGCCAATCAGCGCCTCGGCAAGTTCACGGACCTGTCCGAGATGAAGACCGTCCAGGAAACGATGCTGGAGCTCGCCCGCAGCAACAGCGTGGTGACCGCCGTGCTAGACGAGGTTGGCCCCGCCAGCAGCTGGGCCTCGAACGAGTGGCCGTCGCGGGAAGACGTGGACAAGTTCCGCAAGCGTCTGAGCATCACCCCGCCCGGCGGCGCCGAGTTCGGCAACACCGAGGTGTTCTACATCTCGGTTGAGGACCACGACCCGCGTCGGGCGGAGCGGCTGGTGGCCGCCCTAGCCAACCAGCTCGAGAACCGCCTGCAGGGCCTGCGGGAAGAGCGGGCCGAGTCGATGGTCACCGAGCTGCAGCGGAGCGTGAAGCTGGCCGAGGAATCGCTCGCTGCCGAGGTCAATCGACTGGGCAGCTACGAGTCGGGCCTGGGTTCGCAGCTGAGTGAGCTCCGCAACCTGATCTCGCCCAATGGCAGCCAGAGCAGCATGGACCAGCAGGCGGCCGCGATCGAGCAGGAGCTCCGCGTTCTCGAGTCCAGCCGCCGCAAGAATGAGCAGCTACTGCTGACCCTGCAGACCGCCAACCAGAGCCCTGGCCGGCTCGAGGCCACGCCCAGCAGCCTGCTGGTCGGCCAGCCGACGCTGCTGCGGCTGAAGGAGGGCCTGGTCGACGCCCAGATCCGGACCGCCGAGCTGCTCGGCTCCCGCTCGGCCGAGCACCCCATCGTGAAGGCCGCGATGGAAACCGAATCCAACCTCCGTGAGCAGATCAACCGCCAGGCGCCACAGGCGATCCGCGGCGTCGAGATGGAACTGGCCGTGAACGCGTCGCGTACGGCTTCGCTCCAGGAAAAACTCTCCGATCTGCACGCCTCGCAGTCGCAACTGGCGAACAAGCGGGCGGAGTACTCGCAGCTGCTGGCCAACGTTGACAACCAGTCGCGGGTGGTCGAGGAGGGCCGCAAGCAACTGTCGGACGCCATCGCCCACCGGGCCGGCTCGACCAGCGCCAGCGTGCTCGCCCGGATCGACAACGCCGAGGCGGGCCTGTACCCGACCGGCCCGGGACGGACCAGCATTGCCGCGGCCGGCGGGCTGTTCGGGCTGATCGGCGGCCTGGGCGCCGTGTTCTTCTTCCACGGGCCGCGTCCGACGCCCGCTTCGCCGGGCGCCGTGGGTCCGACGGGACCGAGCCCCGCGCCCGCCCCGCAGGCCGCCGCCACCCGCCCCTGCGCCGCGGCCCGGCCGGCGGGCGCCACGCCCGTTGTGGCGACCGTCACACAGGACGCGGCCCTGACCGGCGGCTCGATCTTCGTCGCAAGCTAG
- a CDS encoding O-antigen ligase family protein, which produces MPVVLLFAAVAAVLWGLLFARRASLTITALATVAVGYVLGHSFWNAHVGPLPLTLDRLLLGGLACLLGWRMWRGELDQRRIGGVEWALAAVLAWLTFSALTSRPADDAQLPTSPMWRLLFSFWAPAILLFTGRAARESSRTTYLFMAGLAALGGYLALTALAETAGLWSLVFPRYIADPNLGLHFGRARGPALNSVSLGIYLTVCLWSAWLLLPKAPRALQAVLLVLMPLMVLGVLLTYTRSVWLGLIASGVAVLAVQLPKRLRGPVLSGLLVLGVVAGPLAATSLVALKREDSGHMSQHSVQQRTAFAYVSWKMFQDHPLKGVGFGRFYDQKLPYLSDRSQSFELESLRDLHHHNTLLSLLTETGMIGLAAYLGVLYGLARAAWRLANSDETTDAGRRLGVLCLATLACYLPSAVFHDLSLVHSDQWLVFLVAGAALGFERRLGLSTVGAAHRETPAAGQDPAFSGAAGLG; this is translated from the coding sequence ATGCCTGTCGTCCTACTGTTTGCCGCCGTCGCCGCCGTGCTGTGGGGCCTGCTCTTTGCCCGGCGGGCGTCGCTCACCATCACCGCCTTGGCGACGGTGGCCGTGGGGTACGTGCTGGGGCACAGCTTCTGGAACGCCCACGTCGGCCCGCTGCCGCTGACGCTCGACCGGCTGCTGCTGGGCGGCCTCGCCTGCCTGCTCGGCTGGCGGATGTGGCGGGGCGAGCTCGACCAGCGGCGGATCGGCGGCGTCGAGTGGGCCCTGGCCGCGGTGCTGGCCTGGCTGACTTTCAGCGCGCTGACGTCCCGCCCTGCAGACGATGCTCAGCTGCCGACCTCGCCCATGTGGCGTCTGCTGTTCAGCTTCTGGGCGCCGGCCATCCTGCTGTTCACCGGACGCGCGGCACGGGAGAGCTCACGCACCACCTACCTGTTCATGGCCGGGCTGGCGGCCCTGGGCGGCTACCTGGCGCTGACCGCTTTGGCGGAGACCGCCGGCCTGTGGTCGCTGGTCTTCCCCCGGTACATCGCGGACCCGAACCTGGGCCTGCACTTCGGTCGCGCCCGCGGACCGGCGCTCAACTCGGTGAGCCTGGGCATCTACCTCACGGTCTGCCTGTGGTCCGCGTGGCTGCTGCTGCCCAAGGCGCCCCGCGCCCTTCAAGCGGTGCTGCTGGTGCTGATGCCGCTGATGGTGCTGGGCGTGCTGCTCACCTACACCCGCTCGGTGTGGCTCGGCCTGATCGCCAGCGGGGTGGCGGTGCTCGCCGTGCAGCTCCCCAAGCGCCTACGCGGCCCGGTGCTTAGCGGGTTGCTGGTGCTGGGAGTTGTGGCAGGCCCGCTGGCGGCGACCAGCCTCGTGGCGCTCAAGCGCGAGGACTCGGGGCACATGTCGCAGCACTCGGTCCAGCAGCGGACGGCCTTTGCGTACGTCTCCTGGAAGATGTTCCAGGACCATCCGCTCAAGGGGGTCGGCTTCGGGCGGTTCTACGACCAGAAGCTGCCGTACCTGTCGGACCGGTCGCAGAGCTTCGAGCTGGAGTCGCTACGCGACCTCCACCACCACAACACCCTGCTGAGCCTGCTCACCGAGACCGGCATGATCGGCCTGGCCGCCTACTTGGGCGTGCTGTACGGGCTGGCCCGGGCAGCCTGGCGTCTGGCCAACAGCGACGAAACCACCGACGCCGGGCGGCGGCTGGGGGTGCTCTGCCTGGCGACCCTCGCGTGCTACCTGCCGTCGGCGGTGTTTCACGATTTATCGCTGGTGCACAGCGACCAGTGGCTGGTTTTTCTGGTCGCCGGAGCCGCTCTCGGCTTCGAACGTAGGCTAGGCTTGAGTACGGTCGGCGCCGCGCACCGCGAGACGCCTGCCGCTGGTCAGGACCCAGCCTTCTCGGGCGCCGCTGGGCTTGGCTAA
- a CDS encoding WecB/TagA/CpsF family glycosyltransferase produces the protein MTESSQSQRARLFGMQIDAVTLDQAAQQVLAWSRNDSEEGCRFVVTPNVDHAVMFQRRADLRAAYADAAMVLADGAPLVAVSRMLRRGLPGRVAGSDLAPRLFDLADDARTPLRVFLLGAGPGVADRAAENIHAKWRGVNVCGTYCPPMGFQVDQYQNNLALEAVANASPDVLLIGLGAPKQELWAHRFRPQLGARVALCVGATIDFLAGEKRRSPVWMRRAGLEWTHRLMSEPGRLAKRYAVDALLFPPLVLREWRGLC, from the coding sequence ATGACTGAATCCAGCCAGAGCCAGCGCGCCCGTTTGTTCGGGATGCAGATCGACGCCGTGACCCTCGACCAGGCCGCCCAGCAGGTGCTGGCGTGGTCCCGCAACGACTCCGAGGAAGGCTGCCGCTTCGTGGTCACGCCCAACGTCGACCACGCGGTGATGTTCCAGCGCCGAGCCGACCTGCGGGCCGCGTACGCGGACGCCGCGATGGTGCTGGCCGACGGGGCGCCGCTGGTGGCGGTGTCGCGGATGCTGCGGCGGGGCCTGCCCGGGCGGGTCGCCGGCAGTGATCTGGCGCCGAGGCTGTTCGACCTCGCCGACGACGCCCGCACGCCGCTGCGGGTGTTTTTGCTGGGCGCGGGACCGGGCGTGGCGGACCGGGCGGCCGAGAACATCCACGCCAAGTGGCGCGGCGTCAACGTGTGCGGCACGTACTGCCCGCCGATGGGCTTTCAGGTCGACCAGTACCAGAACAACCTGGCGCTCGAGGCGGTCGCCAATGCGTCGCCCGACGTGCTGCTGATCGGCCTGGGCGCGCCCAAGCAGGAGCTGTGGGCGCACCGCTTCCGGCCGCAGCTAGGCGCGCGGGTCGCGCTCTGTGTTGGCGCGACCATCGACTTTCTGGCGGGCGAGAAACGCCGCTCGCCGGTCTGGATGCGTCGTGCCGGGCTCGAGTGGACGCACCGCCTAATGAGCGAACCGGGCCGGCTGGCCAAGCGGTACGCGGTCGACGCGCTGCTGTTCCCGCCGCTGGTGCTCCGCGAGTGGCGCGGCCTCTGCTAG